From Salvelinus namaycush isolate Seneca chromosome 2, SaNama_1.0, whole genome shotgun sequence, one genomic window encodes:
- the bysl gene encoding bystin: MPKVKKPKGGGGEKSGDGMVALADQILQGDMVRVHGRVKTRDQRGEDEDEYVDERLSRKILEQARIQQEELQTEYGLAPEVKKKQATVLGPDSQDADSDEEWPALGEAGAGEEEEANCGTEVVVDPEDEKAMQMFMNKNPPMRRTLADIIMEKITEKQTEVGTVMSEVSGRPMPQLDPRIIEVYKGVNKVLSRYRSGKLPKAFKIIPALSNWEQVLYLTEPETWTAAAMYQATRIFSSNLKERMAQRFYNLVLLPRIRDDIAEYKKLNFHLYMALKKALFKPGAWFKGILIPFCESGTCTLREAIIIGSILTKCSIPVLHSSAAMLKLAEMEYNGANSIFLRLLLDKKYALPFRVLDALVGHFLSFRSEKRVLPVLWHQSLLTLAQRYKADLASEQKAALLELLKVQTHPQISAEIRRELQNSESRDLETAMPVTMAMD, from the exons ATGCCGAAAGTGAAGAAACCCAAAGGTGGAGGTGGGGAGAAAAGTGGCGACGGAATGGTTGCGCTTGCTGACCAGATTCTTCAAGGGGATATGGTTCGAGTACATGGCCGAGTGAAGACCAGGGATCAACGGGGAGAAGATGAAGACGAGTACGTGGACGAACGCCTATCAAGGAAGATCCTGGAGCAGGCACGAATCCAACAAGAAGAACTACAGACAGAATATGGTTTGGCACCAGAGGTCAAGAAAAAGCAAGCCACTGTTTTAG GGCCAGATTCTCAGGATGCAGACTCTGATGAGGAGTGGCCGGCACTGGGTGAAGCTGGggccggtgaggaggaagaggctAACTGTGGGACAGAAGTGGTGGTGGACCCAGAGGATGAGAAAGCTATGCAGATGTTCATGAACAAGAATCCTCCCATGAG GCGAACTCTAGCAGACATCATCATGGAGAAGATCACAGAGAAGCAGACAGAGGTGGGGACAGTGATGTCTGAGGTGTCAGGAAGACCCATGCCCCAACTGGACCCAAGGATCATTGAAGTGTACAAAGGTGTCAACAAG GTTCTGTCAAGATATCGTAGCGGCAAGCTGCCCAAAGCTTTCAAGATCATTCCAGCACTGTCAAACTGGGAGCAGGTTCTGTACTTGACAGAGCCTGAGACCTGGACTGCTGCTGCTATGTACCAGGCAACAAG AATCTTCTCATCTAATCTGAAGGAGCGAATGGCCCAACGGTTCTACAACTTGGTGCTACTGCCAAGGATACGAGATGACATTGCAGAATATAAAAAACTAAACTTCCACCTGTACATGGCCCTGAAGAAGGCTCTTTTCAAGCCAGGGGCATGGTTCAAAG GCATCCTCATCCCGTTCTGTGAATCTGGAACATGTACTCTGAGGGAGGCTATCATCATTGGCAGCATACTCACTAAGTGCTCAATCCCTGTACTGCACTCCAG CGCTGCCATGCTGAAACTGGCAGAGATGGAATACAATGGAGCCAACAGCATCTTCCTGCGACTCTTACTGGATAAAAAATATGCCCTGCCCTTCCGTGTCCTGGATGCCCTGGTCGGCCACTTCCTGTCCTTCCGCAGTGAGAAGCGTGTCCTTCCTGTGCTGTGGCACCAGAGTCTGCTTACCCTGGCACAGCGCTACAAGGCCGACTTGGCGTCCGAACAGAAGGCTGCTCTACTGGAGCTACTTAAGGTGCAGACACACCCCCAGATTTCTGCAGAGATCCGCCGGGAGCTGCAGAACTCAGAGTCCCGTGATCTGGAAACCGCTATGCCTGTCACAATGGCCATGGACTGA
- the med20 gene encoding mediator of RNA polymerase II transcription subunit 20 — MGVTCVCQVPLAEGKSVQQTIDILHKKLEQLGAVKQGNFTVDCETYHATGNASGQPTKLLYVMHNSETPLSCLALFEGGPCLTADGNFDVLMIKLKSHFQNAKGHKVESRGSRYRYCDFLIKVGAITMSSSARGISVEVEYCPCVVPGDCWNLMKEFMQSFLGPSIPELPSVFATKPEGLYVPADCVDTMTQYLELFSKVRKQQVLPGTTR, encoded by the exons ATGGGGGTGACTTG TGTGTGTCAGGTGCCTTTGGCAGAGGGAAAGAGTGTGCAGCAGACAATAGACATTCTGCACAAGAAGTTGGAGCAGTTGGGCGCTGTGAAGCAGGGAAACTTTACTGTGGACTGTGAGACGTACCATGCCACAGGAAATGCCAGTG GCCAGCCCACCAAACTCCTGTATGTGATGCATAACTCAGAAACCCCCCTGAGCTGCTTAGCCCTGTTCGAAGGAGGTCCCTGCCTCACAGCAGATGGAAACTTTGACGTGCTCATGATTAAGCTGAAAAGCCACTTCCAGAACGCCAAGGGGCACAAGGTAGAGAGCCGTGGTTCCCGCTACCGCTATTGTGATTTCCTGATAAAGGTTGGAGCAATAACAATGAGCTCCAGCGCAAGGGGCATTTCAGTAGAG GTGGAGTACTGTCCCTGTGTGGTCCCTGGGGACTGCTGGAACCTGATGAAAGAGTTCATGCAAAGCTTCCTGGGCCCCAGCATCCCGGAGCTGCCCTCTGTGTTCGCCACCAAGCCTGAGGGCCTCTATGTGCCCGCGGACTGTGTTGACACCATGACCCAGTACCTGGAGTTGTTCAGCAAAGTGCGCAAACAGCAGGTGCTCCCAGGGACCACACGTTGA
- the LOC120061003 gene encoding ubiquitin carboxyl-terminal hydrolase 49-like → MDRCKHVGRLRLGHEHSILNSQKWRCMDCCTTESVWACLKCSHVACGRFMEEHSLKHFQESNHPLAMEVRELDVFCFACGDYVLNDNAEGDLKLLRGALSTVRSPGRRSLRSSAGGDCNPWVGESGPQPAMQTALWHRRKVLLGKMLRRWRNRQQEEQSQREEKLEQEKEEVRRQKNEMKRRLMGELANVPPRKSARLLTQAPRSTITLIPLKFRDPPERLPPPKKPSLLSLKPPSNGRTRKLKVRRYYSSHKATRRRLAPGVTGLRNLGNTCYMNSILQVLSHLQKFRECFLTLDMCETEELLAKTNQGVAGAVVGSGSAATPGCPLGRGMGKAASGGLPAVSKQSSPPGLNAAELVQPKEPRSSTRQQMSLCHELHTLFRVMWSGRWSLVSPFAMLHSVWNLIPAFRGYDQQDAQEFLCELLDKVQQELESEGSKRRIVIPITQRKLSKQVLKVLNTIFHGQLLSQVICLSCKHKSNTVEPFWDLSLEFPERYHSTEKGSAASLAYQRSCSLTEMLAKFTETEALEGSIYACNHCNRKRRKTSHKPLVLSEACKQLLIYRLPQVLRLHLKRFRWSGRNHREKIGVHVAFDQVLNIEPYCCTDSGQSVHREGYTYDLSAVVMHHGKGFGSGHYTAYCYNTEGGFWVHCNDSEMNVCSVEEVCNTQAYILFYTQRSA, encoded by the exons ATGGACCGCTGTAAGCACGTGGGGCGTCTTCGCCTAGGCCACGAACACTCCATCCTCAACTCACAGAAATGGCGCTGCATGGACTGCTGCACCACCGAGTCAGTGTGGGCCTGTCTCAAGTGCTCTCACGTGGCCTGTGGCCGCTTCATGGAAGAGCACTCCCTCAAACACTTCCAGGAGTCAAACCACCCCCTGGCCATGGAAGTGCGGGAGCTGGACGTCTTCTGCTTCGCCTGTGGAGACTATGTGCTCAACGACAATGCTGAAGGAGACCTCAAGCTCCTGCGGGGGGCGCTCTCCACTGTGCGTAGCCCTGGCAGGCGCTCCCTGCGCTCCTCTGCAGGGGGTGACTGCAACCCCTGGGTGGGCGAGAGCGGGCCCCAGCCTGCCATGCAGACGGCCCTGTGGCACCGAAGGAAGGTGCTGCTGGGGAAGATGCTGCGCCGCTGGAGGAACCGGCAGCAGGAGGAACAGAGCCAGCGGGAGGAGAAACTCGagcaggagaaggaggaggtcCGGCGCCAGAAGAATGAGATGAAGAGGAGACTCATGGGAGAGCTGGCCAATGTGCCGCCCAGGAAGAGTGCCAGGTTGCTCACCCAGGCGCCCCGCTCAACCATCACACTTATCCCCCTGAAGTTCCGCGACCCTCCGGAGCGTCTGCCTCCGCCCAAAAAACCCTCCCTTCTATCCCTGAAGCCCCCCAGCAATGGCAGGACTCGTAAACTCAAAGTACGGAGGTACTACTCCTCCCATAAAGCGACCCGTCGTAGACTGGCCCCGGGGGTCACTGGGCTACGCAACCTTGGGAACACGTGCTACATGAACTCTATCTTACAGGTGCTGAGCCACCTGCAGAAATTCAGGGAGTGCTTCCTCACATTGGACATGTGTGAGACTGAGGAGCTGCTGGCCAAGACAAACCAGGGTGTGGCTGGGGCTGTGGTGGGGAGTGGTAGTGCAGCCACACCAGGCTGCCCTCTGGGACGTGGCATGGGGAAGGCAGCCAGTGGGGGTCTCCCTGCTGTCAGCAAGCAGAGCTCGCCCCCCGGCCTAAACGCAGCAGAGCTGGTCCAGCCCAAGGAGCCGCGATCCTCCACCCGCCAGCAGATGTCACTGTGCCACGAGCTGCACACACTGTTCAGGGTCATGTGGTCTGGCCGATGGTCGTTGGTGTCGCCCTTTGCCATGCTGCACTCTGTGTGGAACCTGATCCCAGCGTTCCGCGGCTACGACCAGCAGGATGCCCAGGAGTTCCTGTGTGAGCTGTTGGACAAGGTGCAGCAAGAGCTGGAGTCAGAGGGCAGCAAGCGCAGGATCGTCATCCCTATCACCCAGAGGAAGCTGTCCAAGCAGGTGCTCAAGGTCCTCAACACGATCTTTCACGGACAGCTACTCAGCCAG GTGATTTGTCTGTCCTGTAAGCACAAGTCGAACACGGTGGAGCCATTCTGGGACCTGTCCCTGGAGTTCCCGGAGCGCTACCACAGCACGGAGAAGGGCTCGGCTGCGTCTCTGGCCTACCAGCGCAGCTGCTCCCTCACTGAGATGCTGGCCAAGTTCACTGAGACAGAGGCTCTGGAGGGCAGCATCTATGCTTGCAACCACTGCAACA GGAAAAGACGGAAGACGTCCCACAAGCCCCTGGTTCTGTCAGAGGCATGTAAGCAGCTGCTGATCTACCGCCTACCTCAGGTTCTACGGCTGCACCTCAAACGCTTCAG ATGGTCAGGCCGGAACCACAGGGAGAAGATTGGCGTCCATGTGGCCTTTGACCAGGTTTTGAACATAGAGCCCTACTGCTGCACAGACTCGGGCCAGTCGGTTCACAGAGAGGGCTACACCTACGACCTGTCTGCTGTAGTCATGCACCATGGGAAAGGCTTTGGCTCAGGGCACTACACTGCATACTGCTACAACACCGAGGGAG gtTTCTGGGTCCACTGTAATGACTCTGAGATGAACGTGtgcagtgtggaggaggtgtgcaACACTCAGGCCTACATTTTGTTCTATACCCAGAGGTCTGCCTAG